The genomic DNA gttttttttatggggatgtggtttacaaacttcgtaagattttgggtcatgttaattttccaactgtatttggtaaaattataaaaagcgtttacgacccaactgtttttgagacaaaccgcatgtttagtgttcaatccGTTTAAGTTGGCCTCATCATGTGGAATATTCGTATATAGAGAGGTTACATCCAAAGTCAACAAATAACTGGTGGATGATAAACTGCAGTTCTTCAGTTTTGTAAGGAAGTCCGTAGTATCTTTGACATACGAAGGTAATGATTGCATATGTGGTTGCAATACATAGTCTAGATATTTAGATATGttatcagtgtgtgtgtgtgttttgtattACAATATCTCTGTCATTAGTTAAAGAATGTAACTAGAAAGTTTTTCTTTTGTGATATTTGAATATCTCGACTGTTTTGATGACTGGAGTATTTCCTGGTGTTATAGGACATAGAAATTAGAAACTGGGACAAAGAATATTAATTTACCATTGTATCAATGTAATTTACATGCAAGAATAAGTCATTTACATGAATGGATTTTTTACGAAATGCCCTTACATAGTTTGTCACGTATATAGTtagaataaatgtgttttcggTCGTAAGAAGCATCAGTTATACTCGAATTATTCGGAGTCTCTCGCAAGAATCGCAATTCTTGTACTTATAAGAAACTACTCGTATGATTCAAAAGCAAAGTTGTTACGCCTTCACATGATTCAGATTTAGTTGGGTAATATTATGTTGATACAGACAGTTTCAGAGAAAATAAACGATTTGAAATTCTAACTGTAAAACGTATAAGGGGAGTGGTGgtttagtggttaaggtgtcgggcGCTCAACTCGGGGGCCTTAGGGTTCGAACCCCGTTAGGGTCACGACCTTGATTTCTCATATGACAACAGTACTGGTTTTTCAATgtagcggactcgagagtggttcaaataagttttaagattttatcacaatcgagctaaaataaattagtataaactaaaaactaaaacgTTTATGTTGAAAGAAAACATACTTATAATTTTTAAGCTTTTGATAGGACAGTTTAAGGTGAAATGTAAGTACAATGAAACAGTGAttcaatgacattttattattCAATTAGATATCCACACCTTCTTTATCCTCATCGTTATTGCAGATGCTTTTTATGCTTATCATCCCATTTGTAACTGTTCTTTTCATGTACTTCTCCGAATCTGATGTCATTTATCACAGGTGTTTGGTTCCTCAAAACGAAAGGGGTTGTGATTTCttcctttctttatattttaccatTGTTTCTGTAACATTTGTGTGTCTTCAAGGCATCTCCATAAATTGaaagatttgtttttaaagttaaatacatgTGTTGTGcatgtaaatatattatattttattaaaaatgctaATAAGATACGTTGCTGTACTACAGATAAATATCTTATCAGAAATCATTCCTACATGTAAAGAGTTGCTGTATGACACATAACTAACCCATACTcttctgaaattttaaaatggactggtccatcatctAATTTTGGGCattccacttattattcaaaggaatgttcactgaaaacttactgactgaatagcgaacagtgcagactatgatcttagtctgcactaaTCAACTgacgccagcagactaaaggttaaaatattgaattaactACTACACAGTTACGTACAATTTACAGTGAGaacaatttttcaacagtactgcTTTACAACGGTAATATTCTTGAGTTTTGGGTGGTCTGATATACAGAGAGAGGGTGGAGAGCTAGCAGTTAGAGCTGACGTTGAGTCGGTGGCATATTGCTTATGTTAAGGAACCTGGCCCATAAACAAGTAACAATGTTAAACAACTGTTAGACATTTATCTGTTAATCATATTCGAGTGACTACGTCAAAACGTattaataattgaataaaatatagcaaaatgaaaaataactaaaatactaTTACGTGGTATTCATTTGATAAGCTTTTATCCATCAATATTCTGTTAAGATAGCAAAATACGTAAAGCGCTATTGCTGTCGTCAGACTTAACTCCCTtactaaaaaagataaaaaaaaaataatgtaatattggGAGGCGATGTAAATACAACCTTAGATCCAGAATTAGAGAAAAGGATCGGGAAATCATATACTCATAAAATTGAAGGAAATTATTAAAAGCAATAATGgaaaaacaattatatttgtGACATATGGAGAATAAAGAATCCCAATAAATCACAATTTACTTTGCGCTCTAGCGATAAACCGCCTATTTTCAGTAGACTAGACTATAATAGATGTAGGATATAAGTCAGATCATTCAAGAATAAGTTAAGCCCtctatatatacaaaatcgaccaaaaagaaaagaatatttttaactGAATAACAGGCTTTTATTAAAAGATaactttcaaaaagaaataaacgaAATAATATAGGAAACAGATTAAACGAACATGCAAATCCAATTACTCTGTGGGAAGTTATAAAGTGCATATAGAGTATGtcacaaaagtaaaaaaaggaagaagaaaaaaaatcacatgaaaAGCGCAAAAACAACAACGTAAAACTAACTACTATTCAGTTTTTGTGTATTTTGGTAACACACCCATATGGAAAGATAACTCTTTTGCAATGTTATTCCGACCCGTCTAGAGGAGTCGGTATAATGTTgggatatttctttaaaaacaacaaaaagaccGAAAACTTCGATTCTCATGAATGCTTTCTTACTTTGCTTTCTGTGCGCGCAATAACAAATGCATTGTCAAAGCTGAGAATGAGACTCTGTCTAAATGTAAGTTGTATCCTTTATGCGTAACTGGTCGATGGTATACTGGTAATTATACTTAAGAATtttttcagtctcagttatgttgaaCATTAGCATATTAAGCAGGTTGCTAACCAGCTTTTACAAATAACTAACCTTGTAATGACTATCGTCAAGCTAAAGCAGGACCAAGGGCATTCATTTGGCATTTTCAAACAAGAGACAAAGCCTAACCGTATCGTTCACCGCTAAATCCATCACATATATTTGTGAGATGTGTTATATAATTTAAAGAAGATTTGacgaaattaaacaaatttataactagatcaaataaaaatatatttgttgtatCTTTGGTGACCAAAACATAAAAGTAATTTGTCTACAACAACGCTTTTATCAATCCTCTTTTAACACTATGATATCTGCTGCTGCTTGTGCGATGACCTCCGTCATAAACTTGTACCCTCTTTTTTCCATGTAGGCCTTTAATGCATACTTCCCACCAGGCCACTTATCATATTCAATAGACATCATTCTTATATCAACTTTGTTCCAAGGTATGCTGTCAAGCACGCCTTCCTCGGCTCCTTCAACGTCCAAACTAAAGTAATCAATATTGGTTTGATTTAACGCCATAAGAATAGAGTACAGTGGGAAACACTGGACTTCCACATAACGGCCTGTGCCACTCTGTCCTTTATTCGACATCGATTGATTTCCATCTAGAATATATCCCCACCAAGAATCCTCTAAAAAGGTCATCTACATAAAAGAACAGATTTATTTTGATCATGTAACAATTTGACATATGCTAGTAGTTTTGGCAAATCGAAAATCCTACTTAGAGATTCTTGATTCTTGAACGTTCTCTTTAATGATCACCTTTAATCAATTCCGTGGATGTTTATGACattgttatattatatcatataatacTTCTTCAAAACCgatgttttcttttattgttttattcaccTATCTGTTAGCAATTTTAATTTAGCACAGCGGAGCAAAAGTTGTCCTATCTTACATAAAGACGGTTTAAGACAAATTATTACCACAGAAGGATACGGCTTCCCGTTAAGACATGCGTTCAGGGTAAAAGCttttctgtttttcttctttAGTTCTTTGTAGACTGTTGGGTTTGCTTCAATTAGTATACCATTCCAGTTACGATACCTTTCTAGAAACAAGGAATTTGAAAATACCTCCCCAGCGTGGGCGCCACAATCAACATAAAACCCGCCTTCCTGTAAAACGGACATACTTCTATATACGTATGTTGCATTAGATACAATATAATTACATTCATTTAGAGTTTTTCGATGTCAGAAGTGGTTTTTGTGGTTGGTTCTCTAAACGTAACCAATGGTCGTTATACTTTAATGATTTTTATTACCGAAAAaataaacaaggacaaatatcaaacccgtgaaatgttttttttttcatagttatgttttaaaatatttgtttaattgatTTCACCTTAAGCtaaagaaggtgtaatgagcgagaatttcaaaaacaacttGCATCCTTGACAACAAAATATTACCTTATGGTTCATAAAGCCATCAACAAAAGCTGTCTGTCCACAGGATGGGTCTCTTTTATCTGGATGTTCTAAGTTGTATGGCAGCTGAGATGGTTTTTCAATGTAATATTCTTTAATAAGTTCAATCAGAGCCGGGTCGTCGGCATTTACTTTTTCTGCATTTAATCTTTGCATCTGAAACTATGATAAATTAAAGGAACATACAGAGTGGCAATATTTAGTATTCTAATAAATTTACAGTTTGCCTTGAAATGTTTTAGTAACTATAAACAGAAAGAGTAAACCTGGTATGATGACTGTGTAAcgttgatttatttattatatactctaTGAGCATTTTGATACGGTATTCttctaaaatggaaaaaaaatgattatttgtatattacATAGCTCGTTGGAGAAATCAGGATTTTGCATGCATGTATTGTTCTTTAATAACGGTAAATGGCACTTTAAAAGTATTTTCTGTACTTATAATATATTTGCATATCATTTTGCAATAATGCTTGAGACTAATACCTTGTATGTCTTGAACGTCTCAATATGCGCGATTTTCTCGGCGCTATTATGTCATAGGAAACCTTTAAAAAGGTTATTCCATTATTGTGTGTTTGATTTAAAAGagataacatattaaatttgcaAGTAAAATCCATTTTCACAAATATGCAGCATTTATCTTCCCGATCAGTTTTATTCACAGTATCCCGGTGTTAGGTCTTCTGCTTGTCGTATTCACGATTTCCCATCTAATTTTCACAAAGGCCCAGTCATAGATCTTCAACCTGTCTTGTCAACAATGGCTCAGTATTAGATCTTCGATCTGTCGTACTAACAATGGCTTAGTATTAGATCTTCGATCTGTCGTACTCAAATGGCTCAGTATTAGATCTTTAAGCTGTCGTACTCATAACGGCCCAGTATTATATCTTCGACCTGTCGTACAGTACTCACAATGGCTCAGTATTAGATCTTCGATCTGTCGTACTCACAACGGCCCAGTATTAGATCTTCGATCTGTCGTACTCACAACGTCTCTGTATTAGATCTTCGATCTGCCGTATTTTGAACATTTAATCATGTATCAATTATaacatgtcactaatacaggatttctcatggaacggcccatagctatttatttatctttatgaaCAGTCGTTGATGAAGTATAAAAGATAATCACGGCTGTTACGGTTTCAAAACCTTACAAGTCAGCTTGCTTACCTAATTAAACTGAAACTGTTATCAGTTGTTAATGCACAGatcaataatataaataatattcatCCACAGCCGTtgtttcaaaatgacaaaatgcatAAAGATTGATTTTTGATAGAGTATTGAATGTTTCAGACGGATAAATATAGATCATCTTTTCAATTTAACATAGGAACATGGATCTTCGAGGATTATTATTTATTTGGATGTTTCTAAACAAATATGCGATCACTATTCTATTGTATTTTTCGAAATTTAAGTTGGTGGGAGGGtctttaaattatgtttttattgcaactattttttttccttcttcAGCTAGGAAATCCTGGTGTACAACAAATTTCCAAcacaaaatatgtattatatcaGCTGCACACTTTAAATCTATGGCATGcgtaaatttcatttcattcggAGAAACTGTTGTTACTCAGTAACTATGTTTTAACACGAACAAAATATGCTCTTGTGTATAAAAGGTACTGTGTGTTAAATTAAAAAGTACACAATTACAGTTATCCAATTATTATCTTATCTTTAGcaatttacttcaaatgtataaaatccttattaaatttatataacagTGCTAAATATGTTAATTAAGTTTGAATACAGAACTACATGTCATTCAGTAAAAGTACACTGTTAAAAAAAACAGCCCTATATTTTTGTGGCAGTACACATTTATATTGTGTCTATCTAATGTTATTAAACATAAGCTATAGctagtaattgttcatgtttttaaagatgaaatttggatctaattttaagattttcctttgatctggcctagtgacctagtttttgaccccacatgaccaagattcaaacttgacctagaaatgattaagacaaacattctgacccatttttataaagactgagtcacaaatgtggcctctaaagtgttcacaagcttttcctttgatttgaccaggtggcctagtttttgactccacataacccagattcaaacttgacctagaaatcatcaagtcaaacattctgaataagtttcatgaatattgggtaacaactgtggcctctagagtgttcacaagctattgctttgatctgatttactgacctattttttgaccccacatgatccagtttcgaggttgacctagagatcatcaagagaaaggttctgaccaagtttcataaagattagatcataaatgtggtctgtagagtgttcaaaagcttttcctttgatcggacctactgacctagtgtttgaccctacatgacccagtttcgaattcaACCTAGGGATCATTAAGActacattctgaccacgtttcataaagattgggtcagaaatgtg from Mercenaria mercenaria strain notata chromosome 11, MADL_Memer_1, whole genome shotgun sequence includes the following:
- the LOC128547057 gene encoding uncharacterized protein LOC128547057 isoform X1, whose amino-acid sequence is MLFDRRFCMFYLCLAIAAIISFIYIRSTNDYTEIKPDREITSTSKTKISSNLESELDKAHTNLVDKGINFKFQMQRLNAEKVNADDPALIELIKEYYIEKPSQLPYNLEHPDKRDPSCGQTAFVDGFMNHKEGGFYVDCGAHAGEVFSNSLFLERYRNWNGILIEANPTVYKELKKKNRKAFTLNACLNGKPYPSVMTFLEDSWWGYILDGNQSMSNKGQSGTGRYVEVQCFPLYSILMALNQTNIDYFSLDVEGAEEGVLDSIPWNKVDIRMMSIEYDKWPGGKYALKAYMEKRGYKFMTEVIAQAAADIIVLKED
- the LOC128547057 gene encoding uncharacterized protein LOC128547057 isoform X2, which encodes MLFYRGYCRFYLCLAITAIIGLIKIRLTNDRKIMTTMSSNLESEPDKTHTNLVDKGLNFKFQMQRLNAEKVNADDPALIELIKEYYIEKPSQLPYNLEHPDKRDPSCGQTAFVDGFMNHKEGGFYVDCGAHAGEVFSNSLFLERYRNWNGILIEANPTVYKELKKKNRKAFTLNACLNGKPYPSVMTFLEDSWWGYILDGNQSMSNKGQSGTGRYVEVQCFPLYSILMALNQTNIDYFSLDVEGAEEGVLDSIPWNKVDIRMMSIEYDKWPGGKYALKAYMEKRGYKFMTEVIAQAAADIIVLKED